One region of Triticum aestivum cultivar Chinese Spring chromosome 6B, IWGSC CS RefSeq v2.1, whole genome shotgun sequence genomic DNA includes:
- the LOC123138172 gene encoding uncharacterized protein, which translates to MNLSADSFTDLLFRFCSHPVATEGVPDLGLLEGEEEEEEEHEERIHPNFQNHSPSSSQDGEKYGATDLGTPPPHAMPDFSNVPYIDDNKETSPELHPTPVPWTQRVRLGKIHDSRATLSRRRSALEKAVRNYADKKSEFVVKPEISQEFDSLADAYNFYNIFFG; encoded by the exons ATGAATCTCAGTGCAGATTCATTCACGGATCTCCTCTTCAG ATTCTGTTCCCATCCGGTTGCAACAGAGGGCGTCCCGGATCTGGGATTgctagagggggaggaggaggaggaggaggagcacgaagagcgCATCCATCCTAATTTCCAGAACCATTCTCCTTCATCAAGCCAAGATGGAGAGAAATATGGTGCCACAGATTTAGGAACTCCTCCTCCTCATGCCATGCCAGATTTCTCCAACGTCCCATATATTGACGACAACAAAGAGACTTCGCCTGAATTGCATCCCACTCCAGTTCCGTGGACTCAAAG GGTCCGACTTGGCAAAATTCATGACAGCCGTGCCACATTATCGAGAAGGAGAAGTGCTTTGGAAAAGGCCGTGAGAAATTACGCAGATAAGAAGTCAGAGTTCGTCGTCAAGCCAGAGATCAGTCAGGAATTTGATTCTTTGGCCGATGCTTACAACTTCTACAACATATTCTTTGGCTGA